In Dromaius novaehollandiae isolate bDroNov1 chromosome 3, bDroNov1.hap1, whole genome shotgun sequence, the following are encoded in one genomic region:
- the PNISR gene encoding arginine/serine-rich protein PNISR — translation MWDQGGQPWQQWPLNQQQWMQSFQHQQDPSQIDWAALAQAWIAQREASGQQNVVEQQGMMPNGQDISGIESGPNNHNNFQGDPNFNRMWQPEWGMPHQPPHPPPDQQWMAPTPGPMEIVPPSEDSNSQDSGEFAPDNRHIFNQNNHNFGGPPDNFAMGPVNQFDYQHGAAFGPPQGGFHPPYWQPGPPGPPGPPAPPAPPQNRRERPSFRDRQRSPIAMPVKQETPQIDAVKRRTLPAWIREGLEKMEREKQKKLEKERMEQQRSQMSKKEKKESEEAEEGDGPRLPQKSKFDSDEEDEDAENTEGVSVGKISRSPSPAPQEEQSEPEMTEEEKEYQMMLLTKMLLTEILLDVTNEEIYYVAKDVHRKATKAPAKQLAQSSALASLTGLGGLGGYGSGDSEDERSDRGSESSDTDDEELRHRIRQKQEAFWRKEREQQLLLEKQLEEEKLQNEKVSKEMNEFIIKEQNSNLISQEGKEIEADMVHEKKRSPNAIAPDIEPKKEGKEKERTGRSRSRSSSSGSTSSNSRSSSSSSTVSSSSYSTSSGSSRSSSRSSSPKRKKRHSRSRTPSHKVRRSRSRSYSHRNRRERSRSREKIRERRRPSRNRSTERGERRRNRSPSRERSWDRRRSSSRSRDRRVSRASRSRSRDRRKSEDQRRSPTGNRHKHKSDGKDQERKKEQGGSIDKDRKKNRERERDQEKRKDKPKKEEKESKAGNHDDSRLKRKRDSERTFSRSDSISVKILRQDSRQESKKSSTKDSKKHSGSESSARSSSESPGSSKEKKAKKSKHIRSCSMEKSQRSGKKASRKHKSKSRSRSTTPPRRKR, via the exons ATGTGGGATCAAGGTGGACAACCTTGGCAACAATGGCCTTTGAACCAGCAGCAGTGGATGCAGTCATTTCAGCACCAGCAAGATCCAA GCCAGATAGACTGGGCTGCGTTAGCTCAAGCATGGATTGCTCAGCGAGAAGCCTCAGGGCAACAGAATGTAGTGGAGCAGCAGGGAATGATGCCAAATGGACAGGATATTTCGGGAATAGAATCTGGTCCAAACAACCATAATAATTTTCAGGGGGATCCCAACTTCAACAGAATGTGGCAGCCAG AATGGGGAATGCCTCACCAACCCCCTCATCCACCTCCAGATCAGCAGTGGATGGCTCCAACCCCAGGTCCGATGGAAATTGTTCCTCCATCTGAAGACAGCAACAGTCAGGACAGTGGAGAATTTGCTCCTGACAACAGGCATATATTTAACCAGAACAATCACAACTTTGGGGGACCTCCCGATAACTTTGCAATGGGGCCAGTGAACCAGTTTGACTATCAG CATGGGGCTGCCTTTGGTCCACCCCAAGGTGGATTTCATCCTCCTTATTGGCAGCCAGGACCACCGGGGCCACCAGGGCCTCCAGCACCTCCTGCACCTCCTCAGAATCGAAGGGAAAGACCCTCGTTCAGAGACCGTCAGCGTTCACCTATTGCGATGCCAGTGAAGCAGGAGACTCCACAGATTG ATGCTGTGAAGCGTAGAACTCTTCCTGCCTGGATTCGTGAGGGCCTGGAAAAGATGGAacgagagaaacagaaaaaactggaaaaagagaGGATGGAGCAGCAACGTTCACAGatgtctaaaaaagaaaaaaaagaaagcgagGAGGCTGAAGAAGGGGATGGTCCACGGTTACCTCAGAAAAGTAAATTT GACAGTGATGAGGAAGATGAAGATGCTGAAAACACAGAAGGTGTAAGTGTTGGGAAAATCAGCAGGAGTCCATCCCCAGCTCCTCAAGAGGAGCAAAGTGAACCAGAaatgacagaagaagaaaaggagtatCAAATG ATGTTGCTGACAAAAATGCTGCTGACAGAGATTCTTTTAGATGTCACAAATGAAGAAATCTATTATGTGGCCAAAGATGTACACCGTAAAGCAACTAaag CTCCTGCAAAACAGCTGGCACAGTCCAGTGCACTGGCTTCCCTCACTGGACTCG GTGGACTGGGTGGTTATGGATCAGGAGACAGTGAAGATGAGAGGAGTGACAGAGGCTCTGAATCATCTGATACTGATGATGAGGAATTACGACACAGAATCAGGCAAAAACAGGAAGCATtttggagaaaagagagagaacagcaaCTATTGCTAGAAAAACAGCTAGAAG aagaaaaactgcaaaatgaaaaagttTCAAAAGAGATGAATGAATTTATCATCAAGgaacaaaacagtaatttaatatcacaggagggaaaagaaattgAAGCAGATATGgttcatgaaaagaaaagatCTCCAAATGCAATTGCACCTGATATAGAACCCAAAAAAGAGggtaaagaaaaagagaggacaGGAAGGAGTAGGTCAAGAAGCTCTAGTAGTGGTAGCACTAGCAGCAATAGCAGAAGCAGTAGTAGTAGCAGCACTGTGTCTAGTTCATCGTACAGCACTAGCTCAGGCAGTAGTCGCAGTTCTTCACGTTCTTCGTCTCctaaaaggaagaagagacataGTCGCAGTAGAACCCCTTCACATAAAGTTAGGCGCAGTAGAAGCAGGAGTTACTCTCACAGAAATAGGAGAGAGAGAAGTAGGAGTAGGGAAAAAataagggaaaggagaagacCTAGTAGAAATCGGAGTACTGAAAGAGGGGAGAGACGAAGAAATCGGAGTCCTTCCCGAGAGAGAAGTTGGGATAGACGTAGAAGTAGTAGTCGTTCAAGAGACAGACGAGTTAGCCGTGCTAGTCGCAGCAGAAGTAGGGATAGACGTAAAAGTGAAGACCAGCGTAGAAGTCCAACTGGAAATAGGCACAAACATAAAAGTGATGGCAAAgatcaagaaaggaaaaaagagcagggTGGAAGTATAgataaagacaggaaaaagaacagagaaagggagagagatcaggaaaaaagaaaggataagccaaaaaaagaagagaaagaaagtaaGGCCGGCAATCATGATGACAGTagattaaagagaaaaagagacagtgaAAGAACTTTCTCTCGCAGTGATTCAATATCTGTGAAAATATTAAGACAGGATTCCagacaagaaagcaaaaaaagttcTACCAAAGATAGCAAAAAACATTCAGGCTCTGAATCTAGCGCAAGGAGTAGTTCTGAATCACCAGGAAGCAGTAAAGAAAAGAAGGCTAAGAAATCGAAGCATATTCGATCATGCTCCATGGAGAAATCTCAAAGGTCTGGTAAGAAGGCAAGCCGCAAACACAAGTCTAAGTCACGATCAAG atCAACGACTCCTCCTCGTCGTAAACGTTGA